The following proteins are co-located in the Triplophysa dalaica isolate WHDGS20190420 chromosome 2, ASM1584641v1, whole genome shotgun sequence genome:
- the ildr1a gene encoding immunoglobulin-like domain-containing receptor 1a isoform X2 codes for MTPRMIVALLLSFFSSGILSLQVTLSETERRTTLFASVTLRCDFSTSAPLQNVIVTWTFKSFCKDPVLEYYSTAYQSALQLGQDPANDCPDSQRTVRNVAQKVGSGEAILGAEYRDRKVYIQNKADLVINEVMWWDNGMYFCAVNAPGDTIGDPDKEMKLIVYHWLTAFLIVLGVLMLVLLLCICCCQCCPQKCCCYIRCPCCPQTCCCPEKAVMQHRFMKEARKAMTPWMNGQPIYAPMSNHSSSYQMNPMLYPGSASGKGGMTPVPLPHPQMGPMPMNMAPPSVHGNGSVHGNNHMLNYLESQVRGMDANSPLLQPQPAIPMQYMPPPPQLMPQHVPFSAGPPSMLSALDDRRGKNRVPLGARSHSSGSSAYGAPRRDDRRHRPGIPRSYSQEDVLDRRSQSRAYPPRSRSRDDLMADDGRGPPRRDDYSPVPQGSWRPSNEEDRRHGAGWGDHPPNYSEYEPGKKPTKRPERFSDKSSRSGTSIVI; via the exons ATGACTCCGCGGATGATCGTCGCGTTGCTTCTCAGTTTCTTCAGCTCAG GAATTCTGTCTCTCCAGGTGACTCTCTCTGAGACAGAGAGACGCACAACTCTTTTTGCTTCGGTCACTTTACGGTGTGATTTCTCGACATCGGCTCCACTGCAAAATGTGATTGTCACCTGGACATTCAAATCCTTCTGTAAAGATCCGGTTCTGGAGTATTACTCCACAG CGTATCAGTCCGCCCTTCAGTTGGGTCAAGACCCTGCCAATGACTGTCCAGACTCACAACGTACCGTCAGAAATGTGGCTCAAAAAGTGGGCTCTGGTGAGGCGATTTTGGGCGCTGAGTACCGGGATAGAAAAGTCTACATTCAGAACA aGGCGGATCTGGTCATCAATGAGGTGATGTGGTGGGATAACGGCATGTATTTCTGCGCGGTGAATGCACCTGGAGACACAATTGGAGATCCTGACAAGGAAATGAAGCTCATAGTGTATC ATTGGCTGACGGCTTTTCTGATCGTCCTTGGAGTTCTGATGCTTGTCCTTCTGCTGTGTATCTGTTGCTGTCAGTGCTGTCCACAGAAATGTTGCTGTTACATCCGCTGCCCGTGCTGCCCACAGACCTGCTGCTGTCCTGAGAAAG CGGTTATGCAGCACAGATTTATGAAAGAAGCTCGGAAAGCCATGACTCCCTGGATGAACGGCCAGCCGATCTACGCACCAATGAGCAACCACAGCTCCTCCTATCAGATGAACCCTATGCTGTACCCAG GCTCAGCATCGGGGAAGGGTGGTATGACTCCGGTTCCCCTCCCACATCCTCAAATGGGACCAATGCCCATGAACATGGCGCCCCCTAGCGTTCATGGCAACGGCAGCGTTCACGGGAACAACCACATGCTGAACTATCTGGAGAGTCAGGTGAGGGGTATGGACGCCAACAGTCCGCTTCTGCAGCCGCAGCCCGCCATCCCGATGCAGTACATGCCTCCCCCTCCCCAACTCATGCCTCAACATGTGCCCTTCTCCGCCGGCCCTCCCAGCATGCTCTCAGCCCTGGACGACAGACGTGGGAAGAACAGGGTCCCGTTGGGAGCACGCTCACACTCCAGCGGTTCTTCTGCCTACGGAGCCCCGCGACGCGACGACCGGCGCCATCGTCCAGGTATTCCCCGGAGCTACAGTCAGGAAGACGTTCTGGACCGCCGTAGCCAATCCAGAGCGTATCCTCCACGATCCAGATCCAGGGACGATCTAATGGCCGACGACGGCAGAGGACCACCTAGACGAGATGATTATTCGCCTGTACCTCAGGGTTCATGGAGACCGTCCAATGAAGAGGACAGGCGGCATGGAGCAGGTTGGGGAGATCATCCTCCGAACTACAGTGAATATGAGCCAGGAAAGAAGCCAACAAAGCGGCCGGAACGCTTCTCC gaTAAAAGTTCACGCAGTGGCACCAGCATTGTCATCTGA
- the LOC130408575 gene encoding serine protease 23-like encodes MKSFISESPARVNRCFTFMASSVQAVLLSLLLVSRITPGSSQKPLWPQQHVPVVWPQQTEELAAPHFLHPAQLQVMSSCGPECHRQAPTPSYRDLRHFLSYETLHSSGQLTETAVDIYGFDSNAFKTPAGRSRTKRQIFGHDSRFSIVGHDFLLNYPFSAAVKLSTGCSGTLVGDRHVLTAAHCVHDGKNYVKGAQKLRVGFLKAQQKDSLGRNNTNAAKMKFQWIRVKRTHVPKGWIKGNANDIGMDYDYSLLELKKAHKRRHMKLGISPSAKQLPGKRVQFSGFDNDRPGNLVYRFCQAGDETYDLLYQRCDAQPGASGSGVYARMWNRRRRRWERKVIGIFSGHQWVDIGGASQEFNVAVRITPLKYAQICYWIKGNYVDCREG; translated from the exons ATGAAGAGCTTCATATCAGAATCACCTGCGCGCGTGAACAG GTGCTTCACCTTCATGGCCTCTTCGGTTCAAGCGGTTCTGCTGTCTCTTCTTCTGGTTTCCCGCATAACGCCGGGTTCGTCTCAAAAGCCTCTGTGGCCGCAACAGCACGTGCCGGTGGTTTGGCCCCAGCAGACCGAGGAACTGGCGGCGCCTCACTTCCTTCACCCCGCTCAGCTTCAGGTGATGTCCTCCTGCGGTCCAGAGTGCCACCGACAAGCTCCGACACCCAGCTACAGGGACCTGCGGCATTTCTTATCCTACGAAACTCTGCATTCCAGCGGTCAGCTGACCGAGACCGCAGTGGACATTTACGGATTCGACTCGAACGCCTTCAAGACTCCTGCCGGTCGCTCCCGCACCAAACGTCAGATCTTCGGCCACGACAGTCGCTTCAGTATTGTCGGCCACGACTTTctgttgaactatcccttctcCGCAGCGGTTAAGCTGTCCACCGGCTGCTCCGGTACCTTAGTGGGTGATCGGCACGTCCTCACGGCGGCACACTGCGTTCACGACGGCAAGAATTACGTGAAAGGTGCCCAGAAGTTGAGAGTCGGATTTCTGAAAGCACAACAAAAAGACTCACTAGGGAGAAACAACACAAACGCAGCAAAGATGAAGTTTCAGTGGATTCGAGTAAAACGCACACACGTACCGAAGGGATGGATTAAGGGCAACGCCAACGACATCGGGATGGATTACGATTATTCTCTACTGGAACTGAAAAAGGCCCACAAACGCAGGCACATGAAACTTGGCATCAGCCCCTCGGCCAAGCAGCTCCCGGGAAAACGAGTGCAGTTCTCCGGCTTCGACAACGACCGTCCGGGTAACCTGGTTTACCGCTTCTGCCAGGCCGGAGACGAGACTTACGATCTGCTTTACCAGCGCTGCGACGCTCAGCCAGGCGCCAGCGGGTCTGGGGTTTACGCCCGCATGTGGAACCGCAGGCGACGCCGATGGGAGCGTAAGGTCATCGGTATCTTCTCCGGACACCAGTGGGTGGACATCGGAGGAGCTTCTCAAGAGTTTAACGTGGCAGTGCGCATCACTCCTCTTAAATACGCTCAGATCTGCTACTGGATCAAAGGAAACTATGTGGACTGCAGAGAAGGTTGA
- the ildr1a gene encoding immunoglobulin-like domain-containing receptor 1a isoform X1 yields MTPRMIVALLLSFFSSGILSLQVTLSETERRTTLFASVTLRCDFSTSAPLQNVIVTWTFKSFCKDPVLEYYSTAYQSALQLGQDPANDCPDSQRTVRNVAQKVGSGEAILGAEYRDRKVYIQNKADLVINEVMWWDNGMYFCAVNAPGDTIGDPDKEMKLIVYHWLTAFLIVLGVLMLVLLLCICCCQCCPQKCCCYIRCPCCPQTCCCPEKAVMQHRFMKEARKAMTPWMNGQPIYAPMSNHSSSYQMNPMLYPGSASGKGGMTPVPLPHPQMGPMPMNMAPPSVHGNGSVHGNNHMLNYLESQVRGMDANSPLLQPQPAIPMQYMPPPPQLMPQHVPFSAGPPSMLSALDDRRGKNRVPLGARSHSSGSSAYGAPRRDDRRHRPGIPRSYSQEDVLDRRSQSRAYPPRSRSRDDLMADDGRGPPRRDDYSPVPQGSWRPSNEEDRRHGAGWGDHPPNYSEYEPGKKPTKRPERFSVRDKSSRSGTSIVI; encoded by the exons ATGACTCCGCGGATGATCGTCGCGTTGCTTCTCAGTTTCTTCAGCTCAG GAATTCTGTCTCTCCAGGTGACTCTCTCTGAGACAGAGAGACGCACAACTCTTTTTGCTTCGGTCACTTTACGGTGTGATTTCTCGACATCGGCTCCACTGCAAAATGTGATTGTCACCTGGACATTCAAATCCTTCTGTAAAGATCCGGTTCTGGAGTATTACTCCACAG CGTATCAGTCCGCCCTTCAGTTGGGTCAAGACCCTGCCAATGACTGTCCAGACTCACAACGTACCGTCAGAAATGTGGCTCAAAAAGTGGGCTCTGGTGAGGCGATTTTGGGCGCTGAGTACCGGGATAGAAAAGTCTACATTCAGAACA aGGCGGATCTGGTCATCAATGAGGTGATGTGGTGGGATAACGGCATGTATTTCTGCGCGGTGAATGCACCTGGAGACACAATTGGAGATCCTGACAAGGAAATGAAGCTCATAGTGTATC ATTGGCTGACGGCTTTTCTGATCGTCCTTGGAGTTCTGATGCTTGTCCTTCTGCTGTGTATCTGTTGCTGTCAGTGCTGTCCACAGAAATGTTGCTGTTACATCCGCTGCCCGTGCTGCCCACAGACCTGCTGCTGTCCTGAGAAAG CGGTTATGCAGCACAGATTTATGAAAGAAGCTCGGAAAGCCATGACTCCCTGGATGAACGGCCAGCCGATCTACGCACCAATGAGCAACCACAGCTCCTCCTATCAGATGAACCCTATGCTGTACCCAG GCTCAGCATCGGGGAAGGGTGGTATGACTCCGGTTCCCCTCCCACATCCTCAAATGGGACCAATGCCCATGAACATGGCGCCCCCTAGCGTTCATGGCAACGGCAGCGTTCACGGGAACAACCACATGCTGAACTATCTGGAGAGTCAGGTGAGGGGTATGGACGCCAACAGTCCGCTTCTGCAGCCGCAGCCCGCCATCCCGATGCAGTACATGCCTCCCCCTCCCCAACTCATGCCTCAACATGTGCCCTTCTCCGCCGGCCCTCCCAGCATGCTCTCAGCCCTGGACGACAGACGTGGGAAGAACAGGGTCCCGTTGGGAGCACGCTCACACTCCAGCGGTTCTTCTGCCTACGGAGCCCCGCGACGCGACGACCGGCGCCATCGTCCAGGTATTCCCCGGAGCTACAGTCAGGAAGACGTTCTGGACCGCCGTAGCCAATCCAGAGCGTATCCTCCACGATCCAGATCCAGGGACGATCTAATGGCCGACGACGGCAGAGGACCACCTAGACGAGATGATTATTCGCCTGTACCTCAGGGTTCATGGAGACCGTCCAATGAAGAGGACAGGCGGCATGGAGCAGGTTGGGGAGATCATCCTCCGAACTACAGTGAATATGAGCCAGGAAAGAAGCCAACAAAGCGGCCGGAACGCTTCTCCGTAAGG gaTAAAAGTTCACGCAGTGGCACCAGCATTGTCATCTGA
- the tmem39a gene encoding transmembrane protein 39A, with the protein MPGGRRGPSRQQLSRSALPSLQTLMGGGGLSNGTGLRCRGINSVGLSAPPLTALVTPEPVRHSRIPDLPLDSSLLFECLLFLYLLVALFVQYINIYRTVWWSSNSHPTASTSLNFHLMDYHLAIFITVMLARRLVWTVVSEASQTSPSSVVRYVILITARLILLTLCGWVLCWTLLNLFKNHSVLNLLFLGYPFGVYVPLCCFHHEGRAQSTSTDCSFSEQDGADPPLHRSKDFLTLMRENLREQFSSPANAPIHTCPHSPELIRTEVEELKTDFNRRIKEVLFNSLFSAYYVAFLPLCFVKSTQYYDMRWSCEHLIMVWINAFVMLMCQLLPPSYCDLLHRSAAHLGRWQRLEHGSFSNAPQHIWSESTIWPQGVLVRHSRSLYKAVGPYNVALPSDISHARFFFLFHKPLRILNLLIGIESSVVLYQLYSLLRSERWNHTLSLGLILICNYYVLFKLLRDRIVLGKAYSYPLAGGTLGIKSQ; encoded by the exons ATGCCTGGCGGCCGCAGGGGTCCAAGTAGACAGCAGTTGAGCCGCTCTGCGTTGCCGTCCCTGCAGACGCTGATGGGCGGCGGCGGCCTCAGTAATGGGACGGGTCTCAGGTGCAG GGGCATTAATTCAGTGGGTCTGTCGGCTCCGCCCCTCACGGCCCTTGTCACTCCGGAACCCGTCCGTCATTCCCGCATCCCCGATCTTCCTCTGGACAGTAGCTTGCTGTTTGAGTGTCTGCTCTTCCTCTATCTGCTAGTGGCGCTGTTTGTTCAGTACATCAACATCTACAGGACGGTGTGGTGGTCCTCCAACAGCCACCCCACAGCCTCCACCTCACTG AACTTTCACCTGATGGACTACCATCTGGCTATCTTCATCACTGTGATGTTGGCCAGAAGACTCGTGTGGACCGTCGTCTCAGAG GCGTCTCAGACGAGTCCATCATCTGTAGTGCGGTACGTGATTCTGATAACGGCCCGTCTGATCCTGCTGACGCTGTGTGGATGGGTTTTGTGCTGGACTCTTCTGAACCTCTTTAAGAATCACTCCGTTCTCAATCTGCTCTTCCTGGGCTATCC GTTTGGAGTGTACGTGCCGTTGTGCTGCTTCCACCACGAGGGTCGAGCTCAGTCCACCTCAACCGACTGCAGCTTCTCGGAGCAGGACGGGGCAGATCCGCCTCTCCATCGCTCCAAAGACTTCCTCACGCTAATGCGGGAAAACCTGAGAGAACAGTTCTCTAGTCCCGCCAACGCCCCCATCCACACCTGCCCTCACTCTCCTGAGCTCATCCGCACCGAGGTAGAAGAGCTGAAGACCGACTTCAACCGGCGAATCAAAGAAGTGCTTTTCAACTCGCTCTTCAGCGCTTACTACGTGGCCTTTCTGCCGCTGTGTTTTGTCAAG AGCACGCAGTACTACGACATGCGCTGGTCGTGCGAGCATCTCATCATGGTGTGGATCAACGCCTTTGTGATGCTGATGTGTCAGCTGCTTCCCCCCAGCTACTGCGACCTGCTGCATCGCTCGGCTGCACATCTTGGCCGCTGGCAGAGGCTGGAACACGGTTCCTTTAGCAACGCCCCGCAGCACAT ATGGTCTGAAAGCACCATCTGGCCGCAGGGAGTTCTGGTGCGACACAGCCGATCTCTTTATAAAGCCGTCGGGCCGTATAATGTGGCGTTACCCTCAGACATCTCGCATGCCAGATTTTTT TTTCTGTTTCACAAGCCGCTCCGGATCCTGAATCTTCTCATCGGCATCGAGTCGAGTGTGGTGTTGTATCAGCTGTATTCATTGCTGCGCTCCGAGCGCTGGAACCACACGCTCTCGCTGGGACTCATTCTCATCTGTAACTACTATGTGCTTTTCAAACTCTTGCGGGATCGGATCGTGCTGGGTAAGGCGTACTCGTACCCGCTCGCTGGCGGCACCCTGGGAATCAAGTCACAGTGA